One genomic region from Loxodonta africana isolate mLoxAfr1 chromosome 17, mLoxAfr1.hap2, whole genome shotgun sequence encodes:
- the CBY2 gene encoding protein chibby homolog 2 isoform X2, which yields MSPLECSECLDDQLLQQTYTWHLTLRGTAEPFLRLHNLYTTPRCARQAALPRVSRRVVSQHSYPLNRFSSVPLDAMERPTSQADLELDYNPPRVQLSDEMFVFQDGRWVNENCRLQSPYFSPSSSFHHKLHHKRLAKEYLLLEENKSLREENKALREENKTIRKENKILQAFWEEHKASLGRQDSRTSPPPLHKDSAAPEPAKKDNTALQALRSQESSTLQLLREENRALQQLLEQRKAYWAQTEDKAVPAEDSKPVASPHEEPHSAGLLPDQATGLSSPFEEPKGPPSTQDDSKTLRALREMVNKLVSASREEEASKGGVGLQEAGQSLQLLREMNQALQALREENQALQVLREENRLLQEENRALHALREEHRLCQEENKALWENNKLKLQQKLVIDTVTEVTARMEMLIEELYAFMPAKNKDLKKPSRV from the coding sequence AGGGGCACAGCCGAGCCGTTCCTGAGGCTCCACAACTTGTACACCACCCCGAGGTGCGCGCGACAGGCCGCCCTGCCCAGGGTGAGCCGCAGGGTCGTCAGCCAGCACTCGTACCCGCTGAACCGCTTCTCCTCCGTGCCCTTGGACGCCATGGAGCGCCCCACCTCCCAAGCCGACCTCGAGCTGGATTACAACCCTCCCCGCGTTCAGCTCAGCGACGAGATGTTCGTCTTTCAGGACGGCCGGTGGGTGAACGAGAACTGCCGCCTGCAGTCTCCTTACTTCtcgccctcctcctccttccaccACAAGCTGCACCACAAGCGGCTGGCCAAGGAGTACCTGCTGCTGGAGGAGAACAAGTCCCTGCGCGAGGAGAACAAGGCGCTGAGGGAAGAGAACAAGACCATCCGCAAGGAGAACAAGATCCTGCAGGCCTTCTGGGAGGAGCACAAGGCCTCGCTGGGCCGCCAGGACAGCAGGACCTCCCCGCCGCCGCTGCACAAGGACAGCGCGGCCCCCGAGCCGGCGAAGAAGGACAACACGGCCCTGCAGGCGCTCCGCAGCCAGGAGAGCAGCACCCTGCAGCTCCTCCGCGAGGAGAACCGGGCCCTGCAGCAGCTGCTGGAGCAGAGAAAGGCCTACTGGGCCCAGACGGAGGACAAGGCAGTCCCTGCGGAGGACAGCAAGCCGGTGGCCTCGCCCCACGAGGAGCCCCACAGTGCCGGCCTGCTGCCCGACCAGGCCACGGGCCTCTCCTCCCCCTTCGAGGAGCCCAAAGGGCCCCCGAGTACGCAGGACGACTCCAAGACCCTCCGCGCCCTGCGCGAAATGGTCAACAAGCTGGTGAGCGCTTCCAGGGAGGAGGAGGCGAGCAAGGGCGGCGTGGGTCTGCAGGAGGCCGGCCAGTCCCTGCAGCTGCTGCGGGAGATGAACCAGGCGCTGCAGGCCCTGCGCGAGGAGAACCAGGCGCTGCAGGTCCTCCGCGAGGAGAACCGGCTGCTGCAGGAGGAGAACCGGGCGCTGCACGCGCTGCGCGAGGAGCACAGGCTCTGCCAGGAGGAGAACAAGGCCCTGTGGGAGAACAACAAGCTGAAGCTGCAGCAGAAGCTGGTCATCGACACGGTGACCGAGGTCACCGCGCGGATGGAGATGCTTATCGAGGAGCTGTACGCCTTCATGCCGGCCAAGAACAAGGACCTTAAGAAGCCCAGCCGCGTCTGA